A genomic stretch from Tenrec ecaudatus isolate mTenEca1 chromosome X, mTenEca1.hap1, whole genome shotgun sequence includes:
- the LOC142434741 gene encoding uncharacterized protein LOC142434741, which translates to MTSGTGVPLTPPSAGSPPPPRIRPGARAQRRDAEEPPAVRRPRVRSGREGRGVGSGRGGGPGGRASAGPRSRATLGGKERDPRAALGGRTAGGGARGAARAASPSVRPSVPHGPSDRGGRDAVRKLVWGRGARPSRPDPPQRRRGARPSRPDPPQRRRGARPSPSRPDPPQRRRGARPSRPDPPPQRRRGAVGEPALSARAQKHRHPAPAAGLTRPERSAAVGRSGPGRTEHGPGATALPAPPAAAPARPLLPQDLAAAPGGPVPVGAGPRSLSPRSRGVAPNPNYKAVAPHSLRGRVPPPLPAGVRCEEPPGLSPGRSSPAWTVPPCAARARVLLRCSSAGGDGAHNDRPWNGLRGG; encoded by the exons atgacgTCAG GGACCGGGGTCCCCCTCACGCCGCCGTCCGCGgggtcccccccgcccccccggatCCGCCCCGGGGCCCGAGCGCAGCGACGCGACGCCGAGGAGCCGCCAGCGGTGAGGAGGCCCCGGGTCCGGTCCGGCCGTGAGGGGCGCGGGGTCGggtcggggcggggggggggtccgGGGGGACGGGCGTCCGCGGGGCCGCGGTCTCGGGCGACACTGGGCGGGAAAGAGCGCGATCCCCGGGCGGCTCTGGGCGGGCGGACGGCGGGGGGCGGGGCCCGAGGTGCTGCGCGCGCGGcgagtccgtccgtccgtccgtccgtccctcACGGGCCCTCAGACCGCGGGGGCCGCGACGCGGTCCGGAAACTGGTTTGGGGGCGGGGAGCTCGCCCCTCCCGCCCTGACCCCCCTCAGAGGAGGCGCGGAGCTCGCCCCTCCCGCCCTGACCCCCCTCAGAGGAGGCGCGGAGctcgcccctccccctcccgccctgACCCCCCTCAGAGGAGGCGCGGAGCTCGCCCCTCCCGCCCTGACCCCCCCCCTCAGAGGAGGCGCGGAGCCGTCGGGGAGCCGGCCCTGAGCGCTCGGGCCCAGAAGCACCGACACCCGGCGCCCGCGGCGGGACTCACTCGCCCAGAGCGCAGCGCTGCCGTCGGCCGCTCGGGCCCAGGACGGACAGAACACGGACCCGGAGCCACGGCGCTGCCCGCGCCTCCTGCCGCCGCGCCTGCTCGGCCGCTGCTCCCTCAGGACCTGGCGGCGGCTCCTGGGGGGCCCGTGCCCGTGGGCGCTGGACCCCGATCCCTGAGTCCCCGCTCTCGGGGTGTCGCCCCGAACCCCAACTACAAGGCAGTCGCGCCCCACTCTCTGCGAGGTCGAGTCCCACCACCTCTCCCTGCAGGTGTCAGGTGTGAGGAGCCGCCTGGACTCAGCCCGGGACGCAGCTCGCCCGCCTGGACGGTCCCTCCCTGCGCCGCCCGCGCGCGCGTCCTGCTCCGATGTAGCTCCGCGGGCGGAGACGGCGCCCACAATGACCGGCCGTGGAACG